The genomic region GTCATGCCGGGCGACAATGTTAAGCTTGGTGTCAAACTGATCGCTCCGATCGCCATGGACCAGGGTCTGCGCTTCGCAATTCGCGAAGGTGGCCGGACGGTCGGCGCAGGGGTTGTCGGCGACATCACTGCATAGTATAGGCTCCGCAAGCCCGCCCGATTCCCCTCGGGGAGTCGGGCGGCTTGTTTTTGTTTTAATTGGTTTAATGGGCCCGGCTTTGGTCGGGTTCTGGCTCTTTCTTATCGGTAGTTGGACATGGAAACGCAGAATATTCGTATTCGTCTGAAGGCATTCGATCATCGTGTGCTCGATCAGGCAACCGGCGACATCGCCGATACGGCTCGCCGCACGGGCGCGCTTATTCGCGGTCCTATTCCGATGCCGACCAAGATTGAAAAGTTCACGGTGAACCGTGGCCCGCATGTCGACAAGAAGTCGCGCGAGCAGTTTGAGGTTCGTACGTATAAAAGGCTGCTCGATATCGTGCAGCCGACACCGCAGACGGTCGATGCGCTGATGAAGCTCGATCTGGCCGCCGGTGTCGATGTTGAGATTAAGCTGGCTTAGCTAGCGCGCCGCTCCATCGGGGCGGTTTTAAAAATTGGGATACCGCGCAGCAATGCTGTGGTCTGCGTCCCCCGTCAGCTTCGCGGCTTAATGTCGCGCGGCACTCAGCCCGGACGGGGCGATGCATGGAAATTTGGGTTGATCACGCCCGCTGCATTTGCGCGGTGGGCCTCTGTTGAGGAGACGTACAGTGATGCGCAGTGGCGTTATCGCGAAGAAGATGGGAATGACACGCCTGTTCCAGGCGGACGGTCGGCACGTGCCGGTTACCGTTCTGCAGCTGGACAATTGCCAGGTTGTGTCGGTCCGTGAAGCAGAGCGCGACGGCTATACCGCCGTTCAGCTGGGCGCTGGCGTTGCCAAGCCCAAAAATGTTTCGAAGCCGGTCCGCGGCCATTTCGCGAAAAGTGAAGTCGAGCCCAAGGCTCGCGTCGTTGAGTTCCGTGTCGATGAGGATGCATTGCTTCCTGTCGGTGCGACGCTGACGGCGGATCATTTCGTTGCCGGCCAGACAGTCGACGTGACCGGGCAGACGCAGGGCAAGGGCTTTGCGGGCGCCATGAAACGACACGGTTTCGGCGGTCTGCGTGCAACCCACGGTGTTTCCATCTCTCACCGTTCGCACGGTTCGACGGGTAACCGCCAGGATCCGGGCAAGGTTTTCAAGAATAAGAAGATGGCCGGCCATATGGGCGACCGTCAGCGCACCCAGCAGAATCTCGAAGTTGTCCGCACCGATGCGTCGCGCGGCCTCATCTTCATCAAGGGTTCGGTTCCGGGTCACAAAGGGGCATGGTTGATCGTCAACGATGCCGTCAAGGTTCCGTTGCACGCCGATGCACCGATCCCAGGCGGCCTGCGCCGCAATGCCGATGAAACGGCTACCGAAGATGCACCGGCCGGCATGATCGAAGAAGGCGCCGTTCAGGAAGCCGATACCGGTCCGACCGATGCTGAAATCGAAGCAGCAGCTGCTGAAACTCCCGCCGAAACGCCAGCCGAAGACAAGGCTGACGATGCTGGCGATGACGAGCAGAAGGAGGGCTAAGCCATGAAGCTCAAGGTCAAAACCCTCGACGCTAAAGCCAAGGGCGATATCGATCTCAAAGATGAGATTTTCGGTCTCGATCCGCGCGCCGACATCCTGCATCGCGTAGTCAACTGGCAGCTCGAAAAGCGCCGGCCGACCGCACGTGCCGCTCGGGAGCGTTCGGACGTTAATCGCACCGGCAAGAAGTACGGCAAGCAGAAGGGCGGCGGTACCGCCCGTCATGGCGATCGTCGTGCCCCGATCTTTATCGGTGGCGGTAAAGCCCACGGTCCACGTAAGCGTGATTTCAATCCGTCGCTGAACAAGAAGGTTCGTGCGCTCGGCCTGAAAATGGCGCTGTCCGCCAAAGCCAAGAATGACACTCTGATCGTCGTTGAGAATATCGATCTCAAGGATGCGAAGACACAGGCGCTCAAAGGCCATTTCGACAAGCTCGGCATGGGCAAATCGGCGCTGGTTATCGACGGCGAAGGCGTGAACGACAATTTCCGCAAGGCTTCGGCCAATATCGTCGGCGTCGATGTGATGCCTGCGATCGGCGCGAATGTTTACGACATCCTCAATCATGAGACGCTGGTTTTGACCCGCGCAGCGGTTGAGCAGCTGGAGGCGCGCTTCAATGGCTAAAAAGAAAGAAGCGGTCGCACTCGATCACTACGACGTGATCAAGGGTCCGCACATCACCGAGAAATCGACCCTCCTGAGCGAAAACAACGCGGTTGTTTTCCAGGTCAGCAAGGACGCGACGAAACCGGCGATCAAAGCAGCGGTGGAAGCCCTGTTCGACGTCAAGGTTGAGAAGGTCAACACGCTGATCCAGAAGGGCAAATCGAAGCGCTGGCGGGGTCGCCCCTATCAGCGCAGCGACCTTAAAAAGGCAGTTGTCACCCTTGCGGATGGCGACTCCATTGACGTGACCACGGGGATCTAGTCATGGCACTTAAATCAGCCAAACCGACGAGTCCTGGCCGGCGCCATCTCGTCATTGTCGACAAGTCGGGCCTGTATAAGGGCGGACCGGTCAAAGCGCTCGTCGAAGGCAAGCGCAAGACGGGTGGCCGCAACAATATGGGTCATGTCACGTCGCGTGGCATCGGCGGCGGTCACAAGCAGAAATATCGCAAAGTCGATTTCAAGCGTCGCAAATGGGATATGGAAGCCACGGTTGAACGGATCGAATATGATCCCAATCGTTCGGCGTTCATCGCGCTCATCAAATATACCGATGACGAACTTGCCTATATCATTGCACCGCAGCGTCTCGACGTAGGTGACACGGTCATCGCTGGCGAAAAGGTCGATACCAAGCCTGGCAATGCCATGCTGCTCGGCCAGATGCCGGTCGGCACGATCTGCCACAATATCGAAATGCGCCCGGGCAAGGGTGGGCAGATCGCCCGCGCTGCCGGTACTTATGTCCAGGTCGTCGGTCGTGACCGCGGCATGGTCATGGTTCGTCTGAAATCGGGTGAGCAGCGCTACATCCCTGCCAATTGCATGGGCACGGTCGGCGCGGTTTCGAACCCGGACAATGCGAACACCTATTTCGCCAAGGCCGGTCGCAATCGCTGGCGTGGCAAGAAGCCGCTGACCCGCGGTGTCGCAAAGAACCCGGTCGATCACCCGCATGGTGGTGGTGAAGGCAAGACCTCAGGTGGCCGTCATCCGGTTTCACCGACAGGCAAGCCGACCAAAGGTGCTCGTACTCGTAATCCCAAGGCTGCTTCGAACAAAATGATCATCCGTTCGCGGCACAAGAAGAAGAAGAGGTAGTCATGGCCCGGTCCGTATGGAAAGGTCCGTTTGTAGACCTTCATCTCCTGAAGAAAGCCGAAACGGCGCAGGACGAAAACTCGAACAAGCCGATCAAGACCTGGTCGCGTCGTTCGACGATCCTGCCGCAGTTCGTTGGCTTGACCTTCAACGTTTACAACGGCCGCAAATTTGTGCCGGTTTCGGTGAATGAGGATATGGTCGGGCACAAGCTCGGCGAGTTCGCTCCGACCCGTTACTTCCCCGGTCACTTGGCCGATAAGAAGGGACGTTAGTCATGGGTAAGCAGACTAATCCCCGTCGCGTCGAAGAGAATGAGGCATTTGCGGTCGGCAGCTCGATCCGCGGTTCCGCTCAAAAGCTCAATCTGGTCGCCGGTCTGATCCGCGGCAAGAAAGCCGAAGATGCGCTGAACGTGCTGAGCTTCTCGAAGCGCGCCATGGCGGTTGACGTGAAAAAGGTTCTGCAGTCGGCAATCGCCAATGCAGAGAATAACCACAATCTCGATATCGATGCGCTGGTCATCAGCGAAGCGAGTGTCGGCAAACATATGACGATGAAGCGCTGGCGTGCCCGTGCTCGTGGCCGCTCGGCCCGGATCGTCAAACCGTTCAGCCGCATCCGCATTGTCGTTCGTGAAGAGGAAGACGCGTAATGGGTCATAAATCCAACCCGATAGGCATGCGCCTCCAGATCAACCGGACCTGGGACAGCCGCTGGTACGCCGAAGGCCATGAATATGGTCGGCTGCTGATGGAAGATCTCAAGATCCGCAAATACATCATGGATACGGTGCCCCAGGCAGCGATCTCCAAGGTGGTGATCGAGCGTCCGGCCAAATTGTGCCGCATCTCTGTCTATGCTGCTCGTCCCGGTGTGATCATCGGCAAGAAGGGCGCGGACATTGAAAAGCTGCGCAAGAAGCTCGGTGAGATGACGGACAGCGATGTGTCGCTGAACATCGTCGAAATCCGCAAGCCGGAAGTCGATGCGCGTCTCGTTGCCCAGTCGGTCGCAGACCAGCTGGAACGCCGGATCGCATTCCGCCGCGCCATGAAGCGCGCCGTTCAGTCGGCGCTGCGTCTCGGTGCAGAAGGTATCAAGATCACTTGTGGTGGTCGTCTCGGTGGTGCGGAAATCGCCCGGACCGAATGGTATCGCGAAGGCCGTGTGCCGTTGCACACCCTGCGCGCCAATGTCGATTATGCCGAAGTTTCTGCTCACACGGCCTATGGCGTGTGCGGCGTGAAATGCTGGATCTTCAAGGGTGAAATCATGGCCCATGATCCGACGGCGCAAGACCGGTTGATGGTCGAAGCACAGACTTCGGGCGTTCGCCCGGCGCAGCGATAAGAGTTTTTGAGGAAGGTACGGCACGATGCTGCAACCCAAACGCACCAAGTTCCGCAAGGCCTTTAAGGGCCGGATCAAGGGCAACGCCCCTGGCGGTACGGACCTGAATTTCGGCGCTTTCGGCCTGAAGGCCCTGGAGCCGGAGCGGATTACTGCGCGCCAGATCGAAGCGGCTCGCCGTGCGATCACGCGTCACATTCGCCGTCAGGGCCGATTGTGGATCCGCGTATTCCCGGACGTCCCGGTTTCCAAGAAGCCGGCCGAGGTCCGTCAGGGTAAGGGTAAGGGTTCGCCTGAATATTGGGCGGCTCGGGTAAAGCCTGGTCGTATCCTGTTTGAACTGGACGGCGTTCCCGGTCCGCTCGCACGCACGGCGTTTGAGCGCGCAGCCGAGAAACTGCCGATCAAGACCAAGGTGGTCGCCCGCCTTGGCGAGTCGATTTACTAGGAGGCACGAGCGATGGCACGGCCAATCGAGGACCTTCGGGTCAAGAATGACGATGAGTTGGCAGCGGATCTTGCTGATCTGAAGCGTGAGCAGTTCAACCTGCGCTTCCAGTCGGCAACCAACCAGCTCGAAAACCCGACTCGGGTTACCGAGGTTCGGCGGACGATCGCCCGTATCAAAACGCTGCAGAGCGAACGCGCTCGCGCGGCCGCTGAAACGGCTTAAGGAGTTTATTGCAATGCCAAAGCGCGTGCTGACCGGGATGGTTGTGTCGGACAAGACCGACAAGACGGTTGTGGTGAATGTCGAACGGAAGGTGAAGCACCCTCTGTATGGCAAGATCATCCGGCGTTCGAAAAAATACCACGCCCATGATGAGAAAAATGAATTCGCCATCGGTGAAACGGTGCGGATCGAAGAAACGAAGCCGATTTCGAAGCTCAAGACCTGGAAGGTTCTTGATCGCGTCGATGTGAGCAGCGCGCCGAAGCATGTTGAGAAGATCGACATTGCCGAAACCGATGCCGTCGATCTTGAAGCGGCTCGTGATCCTGCTGCGGACACCAAGGCCGAAGCATAGATTTTAGAAGGTTTTCCTGCCTGGAGCGGGAAATGAGGAAGAAGGAACGGATCGATGATCCAGATGCAGTCAGTTCTCGACGTCGCCGATAACAGCGGTGCCAAGCGCGTCCAGTGCATCAAGGTGCTGGGTGGCTCAAAGCGTCGTACCGCGACCGTAGGCGACATCATTGTTGTCTCGATCAAGGAAGCGGCGCCGCGCGGCAAGGTCAAGAAGGGCGATGTCCATCGCGCTGTGATCGTGCGTACCCGCAAGGATGTGAAGCGTCCCGACGGCTCGACGATCCGTTTCGACAGCAACGCCGCTGTGCTCGTGAACGCTAATAAAGAGCCGATCGGTACGCGTATCTTTGGCCCTGTGGTTCGCGAACTGCGCGCCGCACGGCACATGAAAATCGTCAGCCTGGCACCGGAGGTTCTCTAGTCATGGCAGCCAAGATCAAAAAGGGCGACAAGGTCGTCATCCTGGCCGGGAAGAACAAAGGCCAGCATGGCACAGTCAGCAAGGTCCTGCCGAAATCGGACAAGGTGCTCGTCGACGGCGTGAATATCGCCGTGCGTCACCGCAAGCCGACCCAGCAGAACCCGCAAGGCGGCATCGAGCGCAGCGAAGCCCCGCTGCACATCTCGAATGTCGCACTCGAGGACCCGAAGACCGGCAAGCCGACCCGGGTCCGCATGGAAACCAAGGATGGCAAGAAGGTGCGCGTTGCAACGCGTTCCGGGGAGACGATCGATGGCTGATTATACGCCGCGTCTACGCACCGAATATAAAGACCGTATCGTCAAGGCGATGACGGAAAAGTTCGGATACACAAATCACATGCAGGTCCCGCGGATCGAAAAGATCGTGATCAACATGGGTGTCGGCAAGGCCGTGGACGACAAGAAGCGCGTCCAGAAGGCAGCTGACGAGATGGAGAAGATTGCTGGCCAGAAGCCGGTAATCACGCTCGCGAAACAGTCGATCGCAAGCTTTAAGCTGCGTGAAGGCATGCCGATTGGCTGCAAGGTCACGCTGCGCGGCGATCGTTTGTTCGAATTTGTCGACCGGCTTGTCACTATTGCATTGCCCCGGGTTCGCGACTTTCGCGGCCTGAACCCGAAGAGTTTCGACGGGCGCGGCAACTTCGCAATGGGTCTCAAGGAACAGATGGTGTTCCCGGAGATCAAATATGACGATGTCGACGAAGTCCGCGGCATGGATGTGATCGTCACGACGACCGCGCGAACGGATGAGGAAGCACGCGAACTGCTGCGGCTGTTCAACTTCCCCTTCCCGCCGGAAGAAACGTCCGACGACGAAACCGATAACGAAGAGCAGAAGGAAGCGGCGTAAGCCCATTCCTTCTCGCAACAAGGAGCGAGAACTTAAGTCATGGCGAAACTGAGTTCCATCGAACGGAATGAAAAGCGTAAGCGGATGGCCAAGAAATACGCGGCCAAATACGCGAAGCTGAAAGCACAGGCGAACGATAAGTCACTCGACGATAGCGAGCGACTGATTGCACGTCTCAAAATGGCGGAAATTCCCCGCAACGCGAACCCGACCCGCATCCGTAACCGGTGCGAGCTGTCTGGTCGTCCGCGCGGCTATTACCGCAAGTTTAAACTCTCGCGCATCGCACTCCGCGATCTGGCCAATAAAGGCCTGATCCCCGGCGTGACGAAGTCGAGCTGGTAGGGGTAGCGATATGTCGATGACTGATCCCCTGGGTGATATGCTCACCCGTATCCGCAACGGCCAACAGGCGAAGAAGGACTCGGTAACGAGCCCGGCTTCCGGCCTGCGTGCGCGCGTCCTTGAGGTGCTGCAGCGTGAAGGCTTTATCCGCGGTTACAGCGAGGAAGAGCTTGGCAAGCATAAAGGCTTGCGGATCGAGCTGAAATATTTCGAAGGCCAGCCGGCCATTCAACATCTGGCGCGCGTTTCGACCCCGGGTCGCCGCGTGTACAGCGGATCGAAGGATCTGCCGCGGGTGCGTAATGGCCTTGGCATCACCATCGTCTCGACACCTCGCGGCGTGCTTTCCGATGCGGAAGCGCGTGAGCAGAATGTCGGCGGCGAAGTGCTGGCGGAGGTATTCTAAGATGAGCCGTATCGGAAAAAGGCCGGTTGCACTTCCCGATGGTGTCACCGCAGAAGTTCAGGGCAGTGAGCTCAGCGTCAAAGGGCCCAAGGGCTCCTTGTCGATGACCATGTCCGACGATGTCGAGTGCAAGGTTGCTGATGGCGAGATTCAGATCAATCCCGCCAACGACACCCGCCGGGCACGCTCCTATTGGGGCATGCAGCGGACGCTCGCAGCCAATCTCGTCGAAGGTGTGACGGAGGGCTTCTCCAAGACGCTCGAAATCACCGGCGTTGGTTATCGCGCTTCGGTTCAGGGCAAGACGCTCAAGCTGCAGCTCGGTTTCAGCCATGACGTGGATTATGCGATCCCGGAAGGCATCGACATCAAAGCCCCGGATCAGACCACGGTCGAGATCAGCGGCATGGATAAGCAGCAGGTTGGCCAAGTGGCCGCCGAAATCCGCAAATGGCGGAAACCTGAGCCTTACAAGGGCAAGGGCATCAAATATCGCGGGGAATATGTTTTCCGCAAAGAAGGAAAGAAGAAGTAAGCCATGGCAAAGCGACTTACTCCTTTCGAGAAACGCCGTCAGCGCGTCCGTGTGGCTCTCCGCCGCAAGGCGGGCGATCGTCCGCGGCTGTCGATCCATCGGTCTGGCCGGCATATCTATGCCCAGGTCATCGACGACAAGGCTGGAGGCACGGTTGCCGCAGCCTCGACGCTGGATGGTGATTATAAGGGCAAGAGCGGCGCGAATGTTGAAGCGGCTGCCGATGTTGGCAAGCGGATTGCCGAACGGGCGACCAAAGCTGGCATCAAGCGGGTTGTATTCGATCGTGGTGCCTTTCTGTTTCATGGGCGCGTCAAGGCGCTCGCGGATGCCGCTCGTGATGGCGGACTGGAGTTTTAATGATGGCCGACGATAAAAAGACGGACGCCGCGCCTGAAGAAGCCCCGAAAGAGGCTCCTGAAGAAGCGAAGGCTGAAGAAACCGAAGCCAAGGCACCTGCTGCCGAAGCCGCTGCTGAAGAGAAACCGGCCGAAGACGCCGCGCCTGCTGAAGCTGCTGCCGAAGACAAGCCGGCTGAAGAAGCCGCGCCTGCTGAGGCTGCTGCCGAAGACAAGCCTGCCGAAGCCGCTGCTGAAGAAAAGCCTGCTGCGAAAAAGCCGGCTGCCGACGCAGCACCAGCTGCAGACGCACAGCCGCGTGGTCGTGGACCGCGGGGCGGACGTGGCGGAAACAATCGTGGTGGCGGTCGTGGTCGCGGTCGCGGTCGTGACAATCGCCGTGACGATGATGGCGAAGATCTGATCGAGAAGCTCGTTCATATCAACCGCGTCTCGAAAACGGTTAAGGGTGGTAAGCGTTTCGGCTTTGCCGCTCTGATGATCGTGGGCGACGGCAAAGGCCGCGCCGGTTTCGGTCATGGCAAGGCTCGCGAAGTTCCGGAGGCCATTCAAAAGGCAACCGCCGCTGCAAAGAAAAGCATGATGCGTGTGCCGCTGCGGGATGGTCGCACGCTGCACCATGATGGCCAGGGCCGTTTCGGCGCAGGTAATGTGACCGTGCGGTCGGCGCCTCCGGGTACCGGTATTATCGCCGGTGGTCCGATGCGTGCTGTGTTCGAAAGCCTCGGTGTTGCCGATGTTGTGACCAAGTCGGTTGGAACATCCAATCCTTACAACATGATCCGGGCAACCTTTGAGGCGCTCAAGGATCAGTCGAGCCCGAAATCAGTGGCTGCACGGCGCGGTA from Parasphingopyxis sp. CP4 harbors:
- the rpmC gene encoding 50S ribosomal protein L29, with translation MARPIEDLRVKNDDELAADLADLKREQFNLRFQSATNQLENPTRVTEVRRTIARIKTLQSERARAAAETA
- the rpsN gene encoding 30S ribosomal protein S14 encodes the protein MAKLSSIERNEKRKRMAKKYAAKYAKLKAQANDKSLDDSERLIARLKMAEIPRNANPTRIRNRCELSGRPRGYYRKFKLSRIALRDLANKGLIPGVTKSSW
- the rpsH gene encoding 30S ribosomal protein S8, whose protein sequence is MSMTDPLGDMLTRIRNGQQAKKDSVTSPASGLRARVLEVLQREGFIRGYSEEELGKHKGLRIELKYFEGQPAIQHLARVSTPGRRVYSGSKDLPRVRNGLGITIVSTPRGVLSDAEAREQNVGGEVLAEVF
- a CDS encoding 50S ribosomal protein L23, which encodes MAKKKEAVALDHYDVIKGPHITEKSTLLSENNAVVFQVSKDATKPAIKAAVEALFDVKVEKVNTLIQKGKSKRWRGRPYQRSDLKKAVVTLADGDSIDVTTGI
- the rplV gene encoding 50S ribosomal protein L22, which encodes MGKQTNPRRVEENEAFAVGSSIRGSAQKLNLVAGLIRGKKAEDALNVLSFSKRAMAVDVKKVLQSAIANAENNHNLDIDALVISEASVGKHMTMKRWRARARGRSARIVKPFSRIRIVVREEEDA
- the rplB gene encoding 50S ribosomal protein L2; this encodes MALKSAKPTSPGRRHLVIVDKSGLYKGGPVKALVEGKRKTGGRNNMGHVTSRGIGGGHKQKYRKVDFKRRKWDMEATVERIEYDPNRSAFIALIKYTDDELAYIIAPQRLDVGDTVIAGEKVDTKPGNAMLLGQMPVGTICHNIEMRPGKGGQIARAAGTYVQVVGRDRGMVMVRLKSGEQRYIPANCMGTVGAVSNPDNANTYFAKAGRNRWRGKKPLTRGVAKNPVDHPHGGGEGKTSGGRHPVSPTGKPTKGARTRNPKAASNKMIIRSRHKKKKR
- the rpsE gene encoding 30S ribosomal protein S5 — its product is MMADDKKTDAAPEEAPKEAPEEAKAEETEAKAPAAEAAAEEKPAEDAAPAEAAAEDKPAEEAAPAEAAAEDKPAEAAAEEKPAAKKPAADAAPAADAQPRGRGPRGGRGGNNRGGGRGRGRGRDNRRDDDGEDLIEKLVHINRVSKTVKGGKRFGFAALMIVGDGKGRAGFGHGKAREVPEAIQKATAAAKKSMMRVPLRDGRTLHHDGQGRFGAGNVTVRSAPPGTGIIAGGPMRAVFESLGVADVVTKSVGTSNPYNMIRATFEALKDQSSPKSVAARRGMKIAELVRRRGDVGAEEAKAEAEAVTE
- the rpsJ gene encoding 30S ribosomal protein S10, whose amino-acid sequence is METQNIRIRLKAFDHRVLDQATGDIADTARRTGALIRGPIPMPTKIEKFTVNRGPHVDKKSREQFEVRTYKRLLDIVQPTPQTVDALMKLDLAAGVDVEIKLA
- the rplN gene encoding 50S ribosomal protein L14, translating into MIQMQSVLDVADNSGAKRVQCIKVLGGSKRRTATVGDIIVVSIKEAAPRGKVKKGDVHRAVIVRTRKDVKRPDGSTIRFDSNAAVLVNANKEPIGTRIFGPVVRELRAARHMKIVSLAPEVL
- the rplC gene encoding 50S ribosomal protein L3; protein product: MRSGVIAKKMGMTRLFQADGRHVPVTVLQLDNCQVVSVREAERDGYTAVQLGAGVAKPKNVSKPVRGHFAKSEVEPKARVVEFRVDEDALLPVGATLTADHFVAGQTVDVTGQTQGKGFAGAMKRHGFGGLRATHGVSISHRSHGSTGNRQDPGKVFKNKKMAGHMGDRQRTQQNLEVVRTDASRGLIFIKGSVPGHKGAWLIVNDAVKVPLHADAPIPGGLRRNADETATEDAPAGMIEEGAVQEADTGPTDAEIEAAAAETPAETPAEDKADDAGDDEQKEG
- the rplE gene encoding 50S ribosomal protein L5, whose product is MADYTPRLRTEYKDRIVKAMTEKFGYTNHMQVPRIEKIVINMGVGKAVDDKKRVQKAADEMEKIAGQKPVITLAKQSIASFKLREGMPIGCKVTLRGDRLFEFVDRLVTIALPRVRDFRGLNPKSFDGRGNFAMGLKEQMVFPEIKYDDVDEVRGMDVIVTTTARTDEEARELLRLFNFPFPPEETSDDETDNEEQKEAA
- the rplF gene encoding 50S ribosomal protein L6, which encodes MSRIGKRPVALPDGVTAEVQGSELSVKGPKGSLSMTMSDDVECKVADGEIQINPANDTRRARSYWGMQRTLAANLVEGVTEGFSKTLEITGVGYRASVQGKTLKLQLGFSHDVDYAIPEGIDIKAPDQTTVEISGMDKQQVGQVAAEIRKWRKPEPYKGKGIKYRGEYVFRKEGKKK
- the rplP gene encoding 50S ribosomal protein L16, whose amino-acid sequence is MLQPKRTKFRKAFKGRIKGNAPGGTDLNFGAFGLKALEPERITARQIEAARRAITRHIRRQGRLWIRVFPDVPVSKKPAEVRQGKGKGSPEYWAARVKPGRILFELDGVPGPLARTAFERAAEKLPIKTKVVARLGESIY
- the rplD gene encoding 50S ribosomal protein L4, which encodes MKLKVKTLDAKAKGDIDLKDEIFGLDPRADILHRVVNWQLEKRRPTARAARERSDVNRTGKKYGKQKGGGTARHGDRRAPIFIGGGKAHGPRKRDFNPSLNKKVRALGLKMALSAKAKNDTLIVVENIDLKDAKTQALKGHFDKLGMGKSALVIDGEGVNDNFRKASANIVGVDVMPAIGANVYDILNHETLVLTRAAVEQLEARFNG
- the rpsC gene encoding 30S ribosomal protein S3, translating into MGHKSNPIGMRLQINRTWDSRWYAEGHEYGRLLMEDLKIRKYIMDTVPQAAISKVVIERPAKLCRISVYAARPGVIIGKKGADIEKLRKKLGEMTDSDVSLNIVEIRKPEVDARLVAQSVADQLERRIAFRRAMKRAVQSALRLGAEGIKITCGGRLGGAEIARTEWYREGRVPLHTLRANVDYAEVSAHTAYGVCGVKCWIFKGEIMAHDPTAQDRLMVEAQTSGVRPAQR
- the rpsS gene encoding 30S ribosomal protein S19; this encodes MARSVWKGPFVDLHLLKKAETAQDENSNKPIKTWSRRSTILPQFVGLTFNVYNGRKFVPVSVNEDMVGHKLGEFAPTRYFPGHLADKKGR
- the rplR gene encoding 50S ribosomal protein L18; its protein translation is MAKRLTPFEKRRQRVRVALRRKAGDRPRLSIHRSGRHIYAQVIDDKAGGTVAAASTLDGDYKGKSGANVEAAADVGKRIAERATKAGIKRVVFDRGAFLFHGRVKALADAARDGGLEF
- the rpsQ gene encoding 30S ribosomal protein S17, whose protein sequence is MPKRVLTGMVVSDKTDKTVVVNVERKVKHPLYGKIIRRSKKYHAHDEKNEFAIGETVRIEETKPISKLKTWKVLDRVDVSSAPKHVEKIDIAETDAVDLEAARDPAADTKAEA
- the rplX gene encoding 50S ribosomal protein L24, with protein sequence MAAKIKKGDKVVILAGKNKGQHGTVSKVLPKSDKVLVDGVNIAVRHRKPTQQNPQGGIERSEAPLHISNVALEDPKTGKPTRVRMETKDGKKVRVATRSGETIDG